A single window of Macrobrachium nipponense isolate FS-2020 chromosome 31, ASM1510439v2, whole genome shotgun sequence DNA harbors:
- the LOC135206670 gene encoding RNA-binding protein squid-like isoform X1 → MAEQEMEQQDFTEDYSGGDFQENGGGGANEKPDSGEGKASDVQDSGAADAPGRDDDRKLFVGGLSWETTETELREHFKKYGDIESINVKTDPNTGRSRGFAFIVFSTSEAVDKVIDAGDHVINGKKVDPKKAKARHGKIFVGGLKPELSDDDIKSFFGQFGNIIEVEMPFDKQKNQRKGFCFITFDQEAVVTDLLKTPKQSINGHDVDVKKATPKPDSMMRGGMRGGMRGRGGMRGRGRGWGQGWNQGGYGGYNQGGYGGYGGYGGYDYGGYGGYGGYGDYGYGYDNYGYGYGSGNYGSYQAGKGTAGGRASTGVSKRGTNRTEGRYSYNGASWNGGMY, encoded by the exons ATGGCTGAACAGGAGATGGAACAGCAAGACTTCACCGAGGACTACAGCGGTGGCGACTTTCAGGAAAACGGAGGAGGAGGCGCCAACGAAAAACCGGATTCCGGAGAAGGGAAGGCGAGCGATGTCCAAGACAGCGGCGCGGCGGACGCTCCCGGCAGGGATGACGATAG GAAACTCTTTGTTGGTGGACTTAGTTGGGAAACTACAGAAA CTGAACTCCGAGAACATTTCAAAAAATATGGCGATATTGAAAGTATAAATGTCAAAACAGACCCAAACACAGGCCGTTCGAGAGGGTTTGCGTTTATTGTTTTTAGCACATCCGAAGCTGTAGATAAG GTTATAGATGCCGGTGATCACGTTATAAATGGAAAGAAAGTAGATCCCAAGAAAGCAAAAGCGCGCCATGGTAAAATCTTCGTTGGTGGTCTCAAACCAGAATTATCAGACGACGACATAAAATCCTTCTTTGGACAGTTTGGTAACATTATTGAAGTTGAAATGCCGTTTGACAAACAAAAGAACCAGCGCAAAGGTTTCTGCTTCATCACATTTGACCAGGAAGCCGTAGTGACAGATCTCCTCAAGACCCCGAAACAGTCTATTAATGGTCATGATGTAGATGTCAAGAAAGCCACACCAAAGCCAGACTCCATGATGCGAGGAGGCATGCGTGGAGGCATGAGAGGGCGTGGTGGAATGAGAGGACGTGGCAGAGGATGGGGACAAGGCTGGAACCAAGGCGGCTATGGGGGTTACAATCAAGGAGGTTACGGTGGATATGGTGGCTatg GTGGTTATGATTATGGCGGCTACGGTGGATATGGTGGTTATGGAGATTATGGATACGGTTATGACAACTACGGGTATGGCTATGGATCTGGTAATTATGG CTCTTACCAGGCGGGCAAGGGTACGGCGGGGGGAAGAGCCAGCACGGGCGTCAGCAAGCGCGGCACCAACCGTACTGAAGGACGATACAGCTATAACGGTGCTTCCTGGAATGGGGGCATGTACTAG
- the LOC135206670 gene encoding RNA-binding protein squid-like isoform X2, which yields MAEQEMEQQDFTEDYSGGDFQENGGGGANEKPDSGEGKASDVQDSGAADAPGRDDDRKLFVGGLSWETTETELREHFKKYGDIESINVKTDPNTGRSRGFAFIVFSTSEAVDKVIDAGDHVINGKKVDPKKAKARHGKIFVGGLKPELSDDDIKSFFGQFGNIIEVEMPFDKQKNQRKGFCFITFDQEAVVTDLLKTPKQSINGHDVDVKKATPKPDSMMRGGMRGGMRGRGGMRGRGRGWGQGWNQGGYGGYNQGGYGGYGGYGGYDYGGYGGYGGYGDYGYGYDNYGYGYGSGNYGGQGYGGGKSQHGRQQARHQPY from the exons ATGGCTGAACAGGAGATGGAACAGCAAGACTTCACCGAGGACTACAGCGGTGGCGACTTTCAGGAAAACGGAGGAGGAGGCGCCAACGAAAAACCGGATTCCGGAGAAGGGAAGGCGAGCGATGTCCAAGACAGCGGCGCGGCGGACGCTCCCGGCAGGGATGACGATAG GAAACTCTTTGTTGGTGGACTTAGTTGGGAAACTACAGAAA CTGAACTCCGAGAACATTTCAAAAAATATGGCGATATTGAAAGTATAAATGTCAAAACAGACCCAAACACAGGCCGTTCGAGAGGGTTTGCGTTTATTGTTTTTAGCACATCCGAAGCTGTAGATAAG GTTATAGATGCCGGTGATCACGTTATAAATGGAAAGAAAGTAGATCCCAAGAAAGCAAAAGCGCGCCATGGTAAAATCTTCGTTGGTGGTCTCAAACCAGAATTATCAGACGACGACATAAAATCCTTCTTTGGACAGTTTGGTAACATTATTGAAGTTGAAATGCCGTTTGACAAACAAAAGAACCAGCGCAAAGGTTTCTGCTTCATCACATTTGACCAGGAAGCCGTAGTGACAGATCTCCTCAAGACCCCGAAACAGTCTATTAATGGTCATGATGTAGATGTCAAGAAAGCCACACCAAAGCCAGACTCCATGATGCGAGGAGGCATGCGTGGAGGCATGAGAGGGCGTGGTGGAATGAGAGGACGTGGCAGAGGATGGGGACAAGGCTGGAACCAAGGCGGCTATGGGGGTTACAATCAAGGAGGTTACGGTGGATATGGTGGCTatg GTGGTTATGATTATGGCGGCTACGGTGGATATGGTGGTTATGGAGATTATGGATACGGTTATGACAACTACGGGTATGGCTATGGATCTGGTAATTATG GCGGGCAAGGGTACGGCGGGGGGAAGAGCCAGCACGGGCGTCAGCAAGCGCGGCACCAACCGTACTGA